The window GAGTACATTCTCGAATCAGGATATATAGAATCTTTTATAGAAGATGGTAAATACTCTATTTTCCCAACTGTTGGAAATTCAGAAAAACCAGACGTAGTTGTCGGGAAAATTATGGAAGGAAGGGTTGCAATACTTGTGGATGGAACACCTTTTGCTTTAACAGTTCCATACTTATTTGTTGAAGCTTTTCAGACAAGTGAAGACTACTATTCAAGGCCGTACTACTACAGTATTGTAAGGCTTTTGAGATACTTTTCATTTTTTGTTTCAACAACCCTGCCAGCACTGTACATTGCAGTTACAACGTTTCATCAGGAGCTTTTACCAACATCACTTTTAATCAGCATCACAAGCGCCCAGGCAGGTATTCCTTTCCCCTCGTTTGCAGAAACACTTACAATGCTTGTAATATACGAAATATTAAAAGAAGCTGGTGTGAGGCTTCCACGGCCGGTAGGTCAAGCAATTTCCATTGTTGGTGCACTTGTCATTGGTGAGGCAGCTGTCTCAGCCGGGCTTATCGGTGCTCCAATGGTTGTAACAGTTGCATTTACTGCAATATCCACTTTTATGATTCCTGCAATATCCGACGCAGCCACAATTATAAGATTTGCGTGTGTTATAATGTCTGCTATATGTGGACTTTACGGAATAATGCTTATATGGATTTTAATGATAATTCATCTTTGTAGCTTAAAATCATTTGGAATAAACTATCTTGCACCTATAGCTCCAGTTGTGGTCCATGATCTCAAAGACGTGTTTGTCCGACTCCCTTGGCGAATTTTGAAAAAAAGACCTATTGTCTTCAATAAAAAATTCTAATGCTGGGTGGTATAAGTTAAAATGTCAAATTCAAAAATATCATATTACCAATTCTTGTGTCTATTTTTTGTAAACAGAATAGTGATGGTACTTACATTTTTACCAATATTCAATGCACCGCCAAAAAACCAGGATGTGTGGCTTTCGGTCGTATTTATGTATCCGTTTTCTATCTTAGTATCATTACCACTTATTTATCTATGCTATTTATTTCCAAATCAAACATTTACAAGTATGCTTCACATTGTATTTGGAAGGTTTTCTATAGTTTTATC is drawn from Caldicellulosiruptor diazotrophicus and contains these coding sequences:
- a CDS encoding spore germination protein, whose product is MKKNSGSNSITPSYDQNIQNIRNEFGNFSDLIIREFKIGSSNIKAFLVMIDGLVDKMVINEHILKPLMRDISIYRKEQFTCEEVYTFIKENILYSHCITEESDWAKTVHCILCGDVALFIEGIDRCLLISVRGWESRGIEEPNTEVVVRGPREGFTENLRTNTALIRRKIRDPKLKIESIKIGKISKTDIAICYIESIAKKELVDEVKRRLEKIDMEYILESGYIESFIEDGKYSIFPTVGNSEKPDVVVGKIMEGRVAILVDGTPFALTVPYLFVEAFQTSEDYYSRPYYYSIVRLLRYFSFFVSTTLPALYIAVTTFHQELLPTSLLISITSAQAGIPFPSFAETLTMLVIYEILKEAGVRLPRPVGQAISIVGALVIGEAAVSAGLIGAPMVVTVAFTAISTFMIPAISDAATIIRFACVIMSAICGLYGIMLIWILMIIHLCSLKSFGINYLAPIAPVVVHDLKDVFVRLPWRILKKRPIVFNKKF